Part of the Borrelia hispanica CRI genome is shown below.
ATGCCCAATTTTTTAATTGTGTATTATTTGGTAAGCGAGCAGAAACTCTTCTTCATTTTCTTCTTAAAGGCAAGCAAGTTGTTGTTCAAGGGTCTATGAGACATGAGTATTATAAGGATAAACATAGTGGAATTGATAAAATTAAAAGCATTATTTTTGTAGATCAACTGAGATTGTTTGGTGGGGATAGTAAGTATCATAATCCTAAAGTTGATATTCCTATTCCTACTCCTGCTCCTGTTCCTGATCCTGCTTGTG
Proteins encoded:
- a CDS encoding single-stranded DNA-binding protein yields the protein AQFFNCVLFGKRAETLLHFLLKGKQVVVQGSMRHEYYKDKHSGIDKIKSIIFVDQLRLFGGDSKYHNPKVDIPIPTPAPVPDPACEFNEDIPF